One region of Azoarcus sp. CIB genomic DNA includes:
- the gcvH gene encoding glycine cleavage system protein GcvH, translating into MSNIPANLKYTASHEWIRVEADGTLTVGVTDHAQEALGDVVYLELPEAGRSLAAGETCAVIESVKAASDIYAPVSGEVVESNQAAVDAPESVNADAYATWLFKIRPDAGADIGKLLDAAGYEAVANA; encoded by the coding sequence ATGAGCAACATTCCCGCAAATCTGAAGTACACCGCGTCGCACGAGTGGATCCGCGTCGAAGCCGACGGCACGCTGACCGTGGGGGTGACCGATCACGCCCAGGAAGCGCTGGGTGACGTGGTCTACCTTGAGCTGCCCGAGGCGGGCCGCAGCCTTGCTGCGGGTGAAACGTGCGCGGTGATCGAGTCGGTCAAGGCGGCATCGGACATCTACGCTCCGGTATCGGGCGAGGTCGTCGAATCCAACCAGGCGGCCGTCGATGCGCCCGAGTCGGTGAATGCCGACGCCTACGCGACCTGGCTGTTCAAAATCAGGCCCGATGCTGGAGCAGATATCGGCAAGCTGCTCGACGCCGCCGGCTACGAAGCCGTCGCCAACGCCTGA
- the gcvP gene encoding aminomethyl-transferring glycine dehydrogenase has product MSNTPASSSVRAPLSRLEQRDAFIARHIGPNPAEVAKMLAAIGVPTLDALIDQTVPAAIRLPAPLPLGAAKPEHEALAELRAIAQKNVVKKSLIGMGYYGTHTPAVILRNVMENPGWYTAYTPYQAEISQGRLEALLNYQQMVIDLTGLELANASLLDEATAAAEAMTMARRVSKSKANAFFVDEACFPQTIDVVRTRATYFGFELVFGPAARAAEHEVFGALLQYPNERGEIADLGDTIAALKAKGAVTAVASDLMALVLLKSPASMGADIALGSAQRFGVPMGFGGPHAAFFATREANVRAMPGRIIGVSKDTRGKTALRMTLQTREQHIRREKANSNICTSQVLLANMAGFYAVYHGPEGLRTIAARVHRLAAILAEGLRRAGFPVPTTAFFDTLQVETSARTGEIAAACDAAGFNLRKVSDNMLGISVDETTTAADIAAVLQCFGASADIAALDAVVAANGGAIPPALLRDDAILKHPVFNTHHTEHQMLRYLKKLQNRDLALDHSMISLGSCTMKLNATSEMIPVTWPEFANMHPFAPREEAAGCLEMIEGLADYLKAVTGFPAICMQPNSGAQGEYAGLVAIARYHASRGEAHRNVCLIPKSAHGTNPATAQMCGMEVVVVACDDKGNVEVADLRAKAAQHAERLAALMITYPSTHGVFEEAIREICAIVHEHGGQVYMDGANLNAQVGLTSPAHIGADVSHMNLHKTFCIPHGGGGPGMGPIGLAAHLAPFMADHVVAATGGEDRPNKGQGAVSAAPFGSASILPISWMYIAMMGGEGLRQATQAAILNANYVASRLADHYPVLYTGSQGRVAHECILDVRPIKAATGISEVDIAKRLMDYGFHAPTMSFPVAGTIMVEPTESEDLGELDRFVDAMISIRNEIREIEAGRWAAEDNPLKNAPHTQADFLGDWTRSYTREQAVFPLAWVAENKFWPSVNRIDDVYGDRNLFCACVPMEDYAG; this is encoded by the coding sequence ATGTCGAACACCCCTGCCTCCTCCTCCGTGCGCGCACCCCTGTCCCGGCTCGAGCAGCGCGACGCCTTCATCGCCCGCCACATCGGGCCGAATCCCGCCGAGGTCGCGAAGATGCTCGCGGCTATTGGCGTGCCGACACTGGACGCGCTGATCGACCAGACCGTCCCTGCCGCGATTCGGCTGCCCGCGCCGCTGCCCCTGGGCGCGGCAAAGCCGGAGCACGAGGCGCTGGCCGAACTGCGTGCGATCGCGCAGAAGAACGTCGTGAAGAAATCGCTGATCGGCATGGGCTATTACGGCACCCACACGCCGGCGGTGATCCTGCGCAACGTCATGGAGAACCCCGGCTGGTATACCGCCTACACCCCCTATCAGGCCGAAATCTCCCAGGGCCGCCTGGAGGCGCTGCTGAACTACCAGCAGATGGTGATCGACCTCACCGGACTGGAACTCGCGAACGCGTCGCTGCTCGATGAAGCCACGGCGGCTGCCGAGGCGATGACGATGGCGCGGCGGGTGAGCAAATCGAAGGCGAATGCCTTCTTCGTCGACGAGGCCTGCTTCCCGCAAACCATCGATGTCGTGCGCACCCGCGCGACGTATTTCGGCTTCGAACTGGTGTTCGGCCCGGCCGCCCGCGCGGCCGAGCACGAAGTATTCGGCGCGCTGCTGCAGTATCCGAACGAGCGCGGCGAAATCGCCGACCTCGGCGACACGATCGCGGCACTGAAGGCAAAGGGCGCGGTGACCGCCGTCGCATCCGACCTGATGGCGCTGGTGCTGCTCAAGTCCCCCGCTTCGATGGGCGCCGACATCGCGCTCGGCTCGGCCCAGCGTTTCGGCGTACCGATGGGCTTCGGCGGCCCGCACGCCGCCTTCTTCGCCACGCGCGAAGCCAATGTGCGCGCGATGCCGGGCCGCATCATCGGCGTATCGAAGGACACGCGCGGCAAGACGGCACTGCGCATGACGCTGCAGACCCGCGAGCAGCATATCCGCCGCGAGAAGGCGAACTCGAACATCTGTACCTCGCAGGTACTGCTCGCGAACATGGCCGGGTTCTACGCGGTGTATCACGGCCCGGAAGGACTGCGCACGATCGCGGCGCGCGTCCACCGCCTTGCCGCGATCCTCGCCGAAGGGCTGCGCCGGGCCGGATTCCCGGTGCCGACGACGGCCTTCTTCGACACACTGCAGGTCGAAACCAGCGCGCGGACTGGCGAGATCGCCGCCGCGTGCGACGCCGCGGGCTTCAACCTGCGCAAGGTCTCGGACAACATGCTCGGCATCTCGGTCGATGAAACGACGACGGCTGCCGACATCGCTGCAGTGCTGCAGTGCTTCGGCGCGAGCGCCGACATCGCCGCGCTCGACGCCGTGGTCGCCGCCAATGGGGGCGCCATCCCGCCGGCGCTGCTGCGCGACGATGCGATCCTGAAGCACCCGGTGTTCAACACGCACCACACCGAACACCAGATGCTGCGCTACCTGAAGAAGCTGCAGAACCGCGATCTCGCCCTCGACCACTCGATGATCTCGCTCGGCAGCTGCACGATGAAGCTCAATGCGACGAGCGAGATGATCCCCGTGACCTGGCCGGAATTCGCAAACATGCATCCGTTCGCGCCGCGCGAGGAGGCGGCCGGCTGCCTCGAGATGATCGAGGGACTGGCGGACTACCTCAAGGCGGTCACCGGCTTCCCCGCGATCTGCATGCAGCCGAACTCGGGCGCCCAGGGCGAGTATGCCGGTCTCGTGGCAATCGCCCGCTATCACGCCAGCCGCGGCGAAGCACATCGCAACGTGTGCCTGATCCCGAAATCGGCGCACGGCACGAACCCCGCGACAGCGCAGATGTGCGGCATGGAAGTGGTGGTGGTCGCGTGCGACGACAAAGGCAACGTGGAGGTCGCCGACCTGCGGGCGAAAGCCGCGCAGCATGCCGAGCGACTTGCCGCGCTGATGATCACCTACCCCTCGACCCACGGCGTATTCGAGGAGGCGATCCGCGAGATCTGCGCCATCGTGCATGAGCACGGCGGCCAGGTTTACATGGACGGCGCCAACCTCAACGCCCAGGTCGGGCTGACCTCGCCGGCGCACATCGGCGCGGACGTCAGCCACATGAACCTGCACAAGACCTTCTGCATCCCGCACGGCGGAGGCGGACCGGGCATGGGGCCGATCGGCCTCGCAGCGCATCTTGCCCCCTTCATGGCCGATCACGTCGTTGCCGCGACCGGCGGCGAGGACCGCCCGAACAAGGGCCAGGGCGCGGTCAGCGCTGCGCCCTTCGGCTCGGCGAGCATCCTCCCGATCTCGTGGATGTACATCGCGATGATGGGCGGAGAAGGTCTCCGGCAGGCCACGCAGGCGGCGATCCTCAACGCCAACTACGTCGCCAGCCGGCTCGCCGACCATTACCCGGTGCTGTACACGGGCTCGCAGGGGCGCGTCGCGCACGAGTGCATCCTGGACGTCCGCCCAATCAAGGCGGCGACGGGAATCAGCGAGGTGGATATCGCCAAGCGCCTGATGGACTACGGCTTCCACGCACCGACGATGTCCTTCCCGGTGGCCGGCACGATCATGGTCGAGCCCACCGAGTCGGAAGACCTGGGCGAGCTGGACCGTTTCGTCGACGCGATGATTTCCATCCGCAACGAGATCCGCGAGATCGAGGCCGGTCGCTGGGCCGCCGAGGACAACCCGCTCAAGAACGCGCCGCACACCCAGGCCGACTTCCTCGGCGACTGGACGCGCAGCTACACCCGCGAACAGGCGGTCTTCCCCCTGGCCTGGGTCGCCGAGAACAAATTCTGGCCCAGCGTCAATCGCATCGACGACGTGTACGGAGACCGCAATTTGTTCTGCGCCTGCGTACCGATGGAAGACTACGCAGGCTAA